In Phaseolus vulgaris cultivar G19833 chromosome 10, P. vulgaris v2.0, whole genome shotgun sequence, a single genomic region encodes these proteins:
- the LOC137818490 gene encoding probable serine/threonine-protein kinase WNK5 isoform X1 has product MYKGRLGGKARLGYVETDPSGRYGRFRDILGKGAVKVVYRAFDEVLGIEVAWNQVKLGDVFHSPDLLQRLYSEVHLLKTLEHDSIMTFHDSWIDVNYRTFNFITELFTSGTLREYRKKYQRVDIRAVKNWARQILSGLEYLHSHDPPVIHRDLKCDNIFINGHLGQVKIGDLGLAAILHGSQHAHSVIGTPEFMAPELYEEEYNELVDIYSFGMCMIEIFTSEFPYSECSNPAQIYKKVTSGKLPEAFYRIHDLEAQRFVGKCLVDVSERLSAKELLLDSFLAKDQLDSPLSSPTLPRKQTPTLNFTASVAKELPPMSDQTKDTHMTITGSINEEDDTIFLKVQISNKKGEKRNIFFPFDTINDTAIDVAVEMVKELEISDLEPLEIAEMIEEEISTLVPTWRDWDTSNYQRQHSFTYEEEYDMSNHQPYFSSSSRSSSHGSFHKHNSHLCGNHYPFAQDWPQDELSTNDDASSQSSMNSFKCFNLKYSDPGNEDGHDPTVVLGAEALGYSPKGNEKYTRFCPREEVMDADSTKQFCNMRMDSHRYHGVQRLTRISSFVDLRRQQPQRSLMEEIHKRRIFKTVGAIENIGFQNPEGAGSFLF; this is encoded by the exons ATGTACAAGGGTAGATTAGGAGGAAAAGCTCGTCTCGGATATGTTGAAACTGACCCTTCTGGTCGATATGGTCGT TTCAGGGACATTCTTGGCAAAGGAGCAGTGAAGGTAGTGTATAGGGCATTTGATGAAGTCCTTGGAATAGAGGTGGCTTGGAACCAAGTCAAGCTTGGTGATGTCTTTCATTCACCAGATCTTCTTCAACGCCTTTACTCAGAGGTTCATCTCCTCAAGACCTTGGAACATGACTCCATCATGACCTTCCATGATTCTTGGATTGATGTGAATTATAGAACCTTCAACTTCATCACTGAATTGTTCACCTCTGGCACCCTAAGAGA GTACAGAAAGAAGTATCAGAGAGTAGATATCAGAGCAGTGAAGAACTGGGCACGCCAGATTCTAAGTGGTTTGGAGTATTTGCATAGCCATGATCCTCCTGTTATACATAGAGACCTCAAGTGTGACAATATCTTCATCAATGGCCATCTGGGGCAGGTCAAGATTGGTGATTTGGGCCTTGCAGCCATTCTTCATGGCTCCCAACATGCACACAGTGTCATAG GTACACCAGAATTTATGGCACCAGAATTGTATGAAGAGGAATACAATGAGCTGGTTGACATATACTCCTTTGGGATGTGCATGATAGAAATATTTACTTCTGAGTTCCCATACAGCGAGTGCTCCAACCCTGCTCAAATATACAAGAAAGTTACTTCA GGGAAGCTGCCAGAAGCATTTTACAGAATCCATGACTTGGAAGCTCAGAGGTTTGTGGGAAAATGTTTGGTAGATGTCTCAGAGAGGTTGTCAGCAAAGGAGCTCTTGTTGGACTCATTTTTAGCCAAGGACCAACTAGACTCTCCACTCTCTAGCCCAACATTACCCAGAAAACAAACCCCCACACTCAATTTCACTGCATCAGTGGCCAAAGAGCTTCCACCAATGAGTGACCAAACAAAGGACACACACATGACCATCACTGGATCAATCAATGAAGAGGACGACACAATTTTCCTTAAAGTACAAATTTCTAACAAAAAGG GGGAAAAGAGGAATATATTCTTTCCATTTGACACCATAAACGACACTGCAATTGATGTGGCAGTGGAGATGGTTAAAGAACTCGAAATTAGTGACTTGGAACCATTGGAGATTGCTGAAATGATTGAGGAAGAGATATCAACTTTAGTCCCAACATGGAGGGATTGGGACACCTCTAATTATCAAAGACAACATAGTTTTACCTATGAAGAAGAGTATGATATGAGTAACCACCAACCTTACTTCTCCTCATCTTCTCGCTCTTCCTCTCATGGTTCTTTCCACAAGCATAATTCCCACCTCTGCGGGAACCATTACCCTTTTGCTCAAGATTGGCCTCAAG ATGAGCTATCTACGAATGATGATGCGAGCTCTCAAAGCTCAATGAACTCCTTCAAGTGTTTCAATCTCAAGTACAGTGACCCTGGCAATGAAGATGGGCATGATCCAACTGTAGTACTAGGAGCAGAAGCCCTTGGCTACTCTCCAAAAGGCAACGAAAAGTACACCAGATTCTGTCCTCGAGAAGAAGTGATGGACGCTGATTCCACCAAACAGTTTTGCAACATGAGAATGGATTCTCACAGGTATCATGGAGTCCAGAGGCTAACCAGGATTAGTTCCTTTGTGGATCTAAGGAGACAACAACCGCAACGATCACTGATGGAAGAGATTCACAAGAGGAGAATCTTCAAGACGGTTGGTGCCATTGAGAACATTGGGTTTCAAAATCCAGAGGGAGCTGggagttttttattttaa
- the LOC137818490 gene encoding probable serine/threonine-protein kinase WNK4 isoform X2, with protein sequence MSFIHQIFFNAFTQRYRKKYQRVDIRAVKNWARQILSGLEYLHSHDPPVIHRDLKCDNIFINGHLGQVKIGDLGLAAILHGSQHAHSVIGTPEFMAPELYEEEYNELVDIYSFGMCMIEIFTSEFPYSECSNPAQIYKKVTSGKLPEAFYRIHDLEAQRFVGKCLVDVSERLSAKELLLDSFLAKDQLDSPLSSPTLPRKQTPTLNFTASVAKELPPMSDQTKDTHMTITGSINEEDDTIFLKVQISNKKGEKRNIFFPFDTINDTAIDVAVEMVKELEISDLEPLEIAEMIEEEISTLVPTWRDWDTSNYQRQHSFTYEEEYDMSNHQPYFSSSSRSSSHGSFHKHNSHLCGNHYPFAQDWPQDELSTNDDASSQSSMNSFKCFNLKYSDPGNEDGHDPTVVLGAEALGYSPKGNEKYTRFCPREEVMDADSTKQFCNMRMDSHRYHGVQRLTRISSFVDLRRQQPQRSLMEEIHKRRIFKTVGAIENIGFQNPEGAGSFLF encoded by the exons ATGTCTTTCATTCACCAGATCTTCTTCAACGCCTTTACTCAGAG GTACAGAAAGAAGTATCAGAGAGTAGATATCAGAGCAGTGAAGAACTGGGCACGCCAGATTCTAAGTGGTTTGGAGTATTTGCATAGCCATGATCCTCCTGTTATACATAGAGACCTCAAGTGTGACAATATCTTCATCAATGGCCATCTGGGGCAGGTCAAGATTGGTGATTTGGGCCTTGCAGCCATTCTTCATGGCTCCCAACATGCACACAGTGTCATAG GTACACCAGAATTTATGGCACCAGAATTGTATGAAGAGGAATACAATGAGCTGGTTGACATATACTCCTTTGGGATGTGCATGATAGAAATATTTACTTCTGAGTTCCCATACAGCGAGTGCTCCAACCCTGCTCAAATATACAAGAAAGTTACTTCA GGGAAGCTGCCAGAAGCATTTTACAGAATCCATGACTTGGAAGCTCAGAGGTTTGTGGGAAAATGTTTGGTAGATGTCTCAGAGAGGTTGTCAGCAAAGGAGCTCTTGTTGGACTCATTTTTAGCCAAGGACCAACTAGACTCTCCACTCTCTAGCCCAACATTACCCAGAAAACAAACCCCCACACTCAATTTCACTGCATCAGTGGCCAAAGAGCTTCCACCAATGAGTGACCAAACAAAGGACACACACATGACCATCACTGGATCAATCAATGAAGAGGACGACACAATTTTCCTTAAAGTACAAATTTCTAACAAAAAGG GGGAAAAGAGGAATATATTCTTTCCATTTGACACCATAAACGACACTGCAATTGATGTGGCAGTGGAGATGGTTAAAGAACTCGAAATTAGTGACTTGGAACCATTGGAGATTGCTGAAATGATTGAGGAAGAGATATCAACTTTAGTCCCAACATGGAGGGATTGGGACACCTCTAATTATCAAAGACAACATAGTTTTACCTATGAAGAAGAGTATGATATGAGTAACCACCAACCTTACTTCTCCTCATCTTCTCGCTCTTCCTCTCATGGTTCTTTCCACAAGCATAATTCCCACCTCTGCGGGAACCATTACCCTTTTGCTCAAGATTGGCCTCAAG ATGAGCTATCTACGAATGATGATGCGAGCTCTCAAAGCTCAATGAACTCCTTCAAGTGTTTCAATCTCAAGTACAGTGACCCTGGCAATGAAGATGGGCATGATCCAACTGTAGTACTAGGAGCAGAAGCCCTTGGCTACTCTCCAAAAGGCAACGAAAAGTACACCAGATTCTGTCCTCGAGAAGAAGTGATGGACGCTGATTCCACCAAACAGTTTTGCAACATGAGAATGGATTCTCACAGGTATCATGGAGTCCAGAGGCTAACCAGGATTAGTTCCTTTGTGGATCTAAGGAGACAACAACCGCAACGATCACTGATGGAAGAGATTCACAAGAGGAGAATCTTCAAGACGGTTGGTGCCATTGAGAACATTGGGTTTCAAAATCCAGAGGGAGCTGggagttttttattttaa